In Setaria italica strain Yugu1 chromosome IX, Setaria_italica_v2.0, whole genome shotgun sequence, the genomic stretch ACACGGATGCGTAGGCGTCGCGAGGTTGATGATGAGTCGATGAAAGCTTAATTAATTACTCTTGACCGCCTCCAGCTCCGACGGCGTCAGCCTCGCCGAGAAGCCGCTCATGACGTTCTTGTAGTTGTACAGGATCGCCGCCTTCGCCTTCTCCTCGCTTCATCCATACGTACGGACAACAGTAAGATCGCTCAACTCTTCTCCATTCAGAGATCGATCGTAGTATTATTGACACGCTTACccgccgagggcggcggcgaggatgccgAGCTGGTACTTCTTGCAGTCGACGCCCGGGGGGTGGGGGTCCACGTAGACGAGGTAAttggcggcggcgtgctcctccgccgcggcgccg encodes the following:
- the LOC101780653 gene encoding subtilisin-like protease SBT3.3 yields the protein MVDPVEPRTASPAMKHSASISVVLVLVLVSLAVATASAAAMAGAAAEEHAAANYLVYVDPHPPGVDCKKYQLGILAAALGGEEKAKAAILYNYKNVMSGFSARLTPSELEAVKKQPQVNRVLPSATLKLMSSKFDGVS